A DNA window from Musa acuminata AAA Group cultivar baxijiao unplaced genomic scaffold, Cavendish_Baxijiao_AAA HiC_scaffold_586, whole genome shotgun sequence contains the following coding sequences:
- the LOC135661993 gene encoding cytochrome f: MQNKNTFSWVKEEMTRSISVSIMIYVITRASISNAYPIFAQQGYENPREATGRIVCANCHLANKPVDIEVPQAVLPDTVFEAVVRIPYDKQLKQVLANGKKGTLNVGAVLILPDGFELAPLDRISPELKEKIGNLSFQSYRPNKRNIIVIGPVPGQKYSEIVFPILSPDPATKKDVHFLKYPIYVGGNRGRGQIYPDGSKSNNTVYNATSAGIVSRIVRKEKGGYEITIVDASDGHQVVDIIPPGPELLVSEGESIKLDQPLTSNPNVGGFGQGDAEIVLQDPLRVQGLLFFLASVILAQVFLVLKKKQFEKVQLYEMNF; encoded by the coding sequence atgcaaaataaaaatactttttcttgggtAAAGGAAGAGATGACTCGATCCATTTCTGTATCGATCATGATATATGTAATAACTCGGGCATCTATTTCAAATGCATATCCCATTTTTGCGCAGCAGGGTTATGAAAACCCGCGAGAAGCAACGGGACGAATTGTATGTGCCAATTGCCATTTAGCTAATAAACCCGTGGATATTGAAGTTCCGCAAGCTGTGCTTCCTGATACTGTATTTGAAGCAGTTGTTCGAATCCCTTATGATAAGCAACTGAAACAAGTTCTTGCTAATGGTAAAAAGGGGACTTTGAATGTGGGGGCTGTTCTCATTTTACCCGACGGATTCGAATTAGCCCCCCTTGATCGTATTTCTCCTGAGTTGAAAGAAAAGATAGGAAATCTGTCTTTTCAGAGTTATCGTCCcaacaaaagaaatattattgtgATAGGTCCTGTTCCCGGTCAGAAATATAGTGAAATCGTCTTTCCCATTCTTTCCCCCGACCCTGCTACGAAGAAAGACGTTCACTTCTTAAAATATCCCATATACGTAGGTGGGAACAGAGGAAGGGGTCAGATTTATCCTGATGGTAGCAAAAGTAACAATACAGTCTATAATGCTACATCAGCAGGTATAGTAAGCAGAATAGTACGTAAAGAAAAAGGGGGATATGAAATAACCATAGTTGATGCATCGGATGGACATCAAGTGGTTGATATTATACCTCCAGGACCAGAACTTCTTGTTTCAGAGGGTGAATCCATCAAGCTTGATCAACCATTAACAAGCAATCCCAATGTGGGAGGCTTTGGTCAGGGAGATGCAGAAATAGTGCTTCAAGACCCATTACGGGTCCAaggtcttttgttcttcttggcatctgttattttggcacaagtttttttggttcttaaaaagaaacagtttgaaaaggttcaattgtacgaaatgaatttctag
- the LOC135661990 gene encoding acetyl-coenzyme A carboxylase carboxyl transferase subunit beta, chloroplastic-like — protein sequence MGKWWFRSMLSNEKLEHRCGLSKSRCGLSKSMDSLDGIGHTSRSEQPILNDTKNDTKKKIPSWNHSGNYSFTNVDSLFEIKDIWSLISDDTFLVRDSNGDSYSVYFDIENQIFEVDNDSSFLSELEKKLSSYLSRGSKKKNHYYYHYMYDTQSGWNNHINSCIDSYLRFEVSINSSISGSTNNYSDSYFYNFICTENRNSSESGRSSKRTRKNFNDFHEEVESDFHEEVEFHEEVESDFHEEVESDFHEEVEFHEEVESNDFNEEVESDFNEEVESDFNEEVESDFNEEVESDFNEEVESDFNEEVEFHEEVEFHEEVESDFHEEVESNDFNINQKYKHLWVQCENCYGLNYKKFFKSKMNICEQCGYHLKMSSSDRIELSIDPGTWDPLDKDMISIDPIDFRSKEEPYGDRIDSYQRRTGLADAIQTGIGQINGIPVAIGVMDFQFMGGSMGSVVGEKITRLIEYATNRSLPVIIVCASGGARMQEGSLSLMQMAKISSASSNYQSDKKLFYVSILTSPTTGGVTASFGMLGDIIIAEPNAYIAFAGKRVIEQTLKKVIPEGSQVSEYLFHKGLFDPIVPRNLLKGVLGELFQLHGFFPLNPSSKM from the coding sequence ATGGGAAAATGGTGGTTCCGTTCGATGTTGTCTAACGAGAAGTTAGAACATAGGTGTGGGCTAAGTAAATCTAGGTGTGGGCTAAGTAAATCAATGGATAGTCTTGATGGTATTGGACATACCAGTAGAAGTGAACAACCTATTCTAAACGATACGAAGAACGATACGAAGAAAAAGATTCCTAGTTGGAATCATAGTGGTAATTATAGTTTCACTAATGTTGATTCTTtatttgaaatcaaggatatttGGAGTTTGATCTCTGATGACACTTTTTTAGTTAGGGATAGTAATGGTGACAGTTACTCTgtatattttgatattgaaaATCAGATTTTTGAGGTTGACAATGATAGTTCTTTTCTGAGTGAACTAGAAAAAAAACTTTCTAGTTATTTGAGTAGGGGGTCTAAGAAAAAGAATCACTACTATTATCATTACATGTATGATACTCAATCTGGTTGGAATAATCACATTAATAGTTGCATTGATAGTTATCTTCGTTTTGAAGTCAGTATTAATAGTTCTATTTCGGGTAGTACCAACAATTACAGTGACAGTTACTTTTATAACTTCATTTGTACTGAAAATAGAAATAGTAGTGAGAGCGGTAGGTCTAGTAAAAGAACTAGAAAAAATTTCAATGATTTCCATGAAGAGgtggaatccgatttccatgaagaagtagaattccacgaagaagtagaatccgacttccatgaagaagtagaatccgatttccatgaagaagtagaattccacgaagaagtagaatccaatgatttcaatgaagaagtagaatctgatttcaatgaagaagtggaatccgatttcaatgaagaagtggaatccgatttcaatgaagaagtggaatccgatttcaatgaagaagtggaatccgatttcaatgaagaagtagaattccatgaagaagtagaattccatgaagaagtagaatccgacttccatgaagaagtagaatccaatgatttcaatataaatcaaaaataCAAACATTTATGGGTTCAATGCGAAAATTGTTatggattaaattataaaaaattttttaagtcaaaaatgaatatttgtgaacagtgtggatatcatttgaaaatgagtAGTTCAGATAGAATTGAACTTTCGATTGATCCCGGAACTTGGGATCCTCTGGATAAAGATATGATATCTATAGACCCCATTGATTTTCGTTCAAAAGAGGAACCTTATGGAGATCGTATCGATTCTTATCAAAGAAGGACAGGTTTAGCTGATGCTATTCAAACAGGCATAGGTCAAATAAATGGTATTCCCGTAGCAATTGGCGTTATGGATTTTCAGTTTATGGGAGGTAGTATGGGATCCGTAGTAGGCGAGAAAATTACTCGTTTGATCGAGTATGCTACTAATCGATCTCTACCTGTCATTATTGTGTGTGCTTCTGGAGGAGCACGCATGCAAGAAGGAAGTTTGAGCTTGATGCAAATGGCTAAAATATCTTCTGCTTCATCTAATTATCAATCAGATAAAAAGTTATTCTATGTATCAATTCTTACATCTCCTACAACTGGTGGAGTAACAGCCAGTTTTGGTATGTTGGGGGATATCATTATTGCTGAACCTAACGCCTACATTGCATTTGCGGGTAAAAGAGTAATtgaacaaacattaaaaaaggtaatacCTGAAGGTTCACAAGTGTCTGAGTATTTATTCCATAAAGGTTTATTCGACCCAATAGTACCACGTAATCTTTTAAAAGGTGTTCTGGGTGAGTTATTTCAGCTCCACGGTTTCTTTCCCTTGAATCCAAGTTCAAAAATGTAA
- the LOC135661992 gene encoding ribulose bisphosphate carboxylase large chain: MSCREGLMSPQTETKASVGFKAGVKDYKLNYYTPDYEVKDTDILAAFRVTPQPGVPPEEAGAAVAAESSTGTWTTVWTDGLTSLDRYKGRCYHIEAVVGEENQYIAYVAYPLDLFEEGSVTNMFTSIVGNVFGFKALRALRLEDLRIPTSYSKTFQGPPHGIQVERDKLNKYGRPLLGCTIKPKLGLSAKNYGRAVYECLRGGLDFTKDDENVNSQPFMRWRDRFLFCTEALFKAQAETGEIKGHYLNATAGTCEEMMKRAICARELGVPIVMHDYLTGGFTANTSLAHYCRDNGLLLHIHRAMHAVIDRQKNHGMHFRVLAKALRMSGGDHIHAGTVVGKLEGEREMTLGFVDLLRDDYIEKDRSRGIFFTQDWVSMPGVLPVASGGIHVWHMPALTEIFGDDSVLQFGGGTLGHPWGNAPGAVANRVALEACVQARNEGRDLAREGNEIIREASKWSPELAAACEVWKEIKFEFEPVDKLDKEKK; encoded by the coding sequence ATGAGTTGTAGGGAGGGACTTATGTCACCACAAACAGAGACTAAAGCAAGTGTTGGATTTAAAGCTGGTGTTAAAGATTACAAATTGAATTATTATACTCCTGACTACGAAGTCAAAGATACTGATATCTTGGCAGCATTCCGAGTAACTCCTCAACCTGGAGTTCCGCCCGAAGAAGCAGGGGCTGCGGTAGCTGCCGAATCTTCTACTGGTACATGGACAACTGTGTGGACTGATGGACTTACCAGTCTTGATCGTTACAAAGGGCGATGCTACCACATCGAGGCCGTTGTTGGGGAGGAAAATCAATATATTGCTTATGTAGCTTATCCTTTAGACCTTTTTGAAGAAGGTTCTGTTACTAACATGTTTACTTCCATTGTGGGTAATGTATTTGGTTTCAAAGCCTTACGAGCTCTACGTCTGGAGGATCTGCGAATTCCCACTTCTTATTCCAAAACTTTCCAAGGCCCGCCTCACGGCATTCAGGTTGAAAGAGATAAGTTGAACAAGTATGGTCGTCCCCTATTGGGATGCACTATTAAACCAAAATTGGGATTATCTGCAAAAAACTACGGTAGAGCGGTTTATGAATGTCTACGTGGTGGACTTGATTTTACCAAAGATGATGAAAACGTAAACTCACAACCATTTATGCGTTGGAGAGATCGTTTCTTATTTTGCACCGAAGCACTTTTTAAAGCGCAGGCCGAAACAGGTGAAATCAAAGGACATTACTTGAATGCTACTGCGGGTACatgtgaagaaatgatgaaaagggCCATATGTGCCAGAGAATTAGGAGTTCCTATCGTAATGCATGACTACTTAACTGGTGGATTCACTGCAAATACTAGCTTGGCTCATTATTGCCGTGACAACGGCCTACTTCTTCACATCCATCGCGCAATGCATGCAGTTATTGATAGACAGAAAAATCATGGTATGCATTTCCGTGTACTAGCTAAAGCATTACGTATGTCTGGTGGAGATCATATTCACGCCGGTACAGTAGTAGGTAAACTGGAAGGGGAACGTGAGATGACTTTAGGTTTCGTTGATTTATTACGTGATGATTATATCGAAAAAGACCGAAGTCGCGGTATTTTCTTCACTCAAGATTGGGTCTCTATGCCAGGTGTTCTGCCCGTGGCTTCAGGGGGTATTCATGTTTGGCATATGCCTGCTCTGACCGAAATCTTTGGGGATGATTCCGTACTACAGTTTGGCGGAGGAACTTTAGGACACCCTTGGGGAAATGCACCTGGTGCAGTAGCTAATAGGGTGGCTTTAGAGGCGTGTGTACAAGCTCGTAATGAGGGACGTGATCTTGCTCGTGAAGGTAATGAAATTATCCGTGAAGCTAGCAAATGGAGCCCTGAACTAGCCGCTGCTTGTGAAGTATGGAAAGAGATCAAATTCGAATTCGAACCAGTAGATAAGCTagataaagagaaaaagtaa
- the LOC135661991 gene encoding ATP synthase subunit beta, chloroplastic yields the protein MRINPTPSSPAVSTLEEQNLGRIAQIIGPVLDVVFPPGKMPNIYNALVVKGRDTIGQQINVTCEVQQLLGNNRVRAVAMSATDGLMRGMEVIDTGAPLSVPVGGATLGRIFNVLGEPVDNLGPVDTSTTSPIHRPAPAFIQLETKLSIFETGIKVVDLLAPYRRGGKIGLFGGAGVGKTVLIMELINNIAKAHGGVSVFGGVGERTREGNDLYMEMKESGVINEKNIAESKVALVYGQMNEPPGARMRVGLTALTMAEYFRDVNEQDVLLFIDNIFRFVQAGSEVSALLGRMPSAVGYQPTLSTEMGSLQERITSTKEGSITSIQAVYVPADDLTDPAPATTFAHLDATTVLSRGLAAKGIYPAVDPLDSTSTMLQPRIVGEEHYETAQRVKQTSQRYKELQDIIAILGLDELSEEDRLTVARARKIERFLSQPFFVAEVFTGSPGKYVGLAETIRGFQLILSGELDSLPEQAFYLVGNIDEATAKAMNLEEESKLKK from the coding sequence atgagaatcaaTCCTACCCCTTCTAGTCCTGCGGTTTCcacacttgaagaacaaaacctAGGGCGTATCGCTCAAATTATTGGCCCAGTACTGGATGTTGTTTTTCCTCCGGGCAAGATGCCTAATATTTATAACGCTTTGGTAGTTAAGGGTCGAGATACTATTGGTCAGCAAATTAATGTGACTTGTGAGGTACAACAATTATTAGGAAATAATCGAGTTAGAGCTGTAGCTATGAGTGCTACAGATGGACTGATGAGAGGAATGGAAGTGATTGACACGGGAGCTCCTCTAAGCGTTCCAGTCGGTGGAGCTACCCTCGGACGAATTTTCAACGTTCTTGGGGAGCCTGTTGATAATTTAGGTCCTGTAGATACTAGCACAACATCTCCTATTCATAGACCTGCACCTGCCTTTATACAGTTAGAGACGAAATTATCAATCTTTGAAACAGGAATTAAAGTAGTGGATCTTTTAGCTCCTTATCGCCGTGGAGGAAAAATCGGACTATTTGGAGGAGCTGGAGTAGGTAAAACAGTACTCATCATGGAATTGATCAACAACATTGCCAAAGCTCATGGAGGCGTATCTGTATTTGGCGGAGTAGGCGAACGTACTCGTGAAGGAAATGATCTTTACATGGAAATGAAAGAATCCGgagtaattaatgaaaaaaatattgcagAATCAAAAGTAGCTCTAGTCTACGGTCAAATGAATGAACCGCCGGGAGCTCGTATGAGAGTTGGTTTGACTGCCCTAACTATGGCGGAATATTTCCGGGATGTTAATGAACAAGACGTACTTCTATTCATCGACAATATCTTTCGTTTCGTCCAAGCAGGATCAGAAGTATCCGCCTTATTGGGGAGAATGCCTTCTGCAGTGGGTTATCAACCTACCCTTAGTACAGAAATGGGTTCTTTGCAAGAAAGAATTACTTCTACCAAAGAGGGATCTATAACTTCGATCCAAGCCGTTTATGTACCTGCGGACGATTTGACCGACCCTGCTCCTGCCACGacatttgcacatttagatgctaCTACCGTATTATCGAGAGGATTAGCTGCCAAAGGTATTTATCCAGCAGTGGATCCTTTAGATTCAACGTCAACTATGTTACAACCTCGGATCGTTGGCGAGGAACATTATGAAACTGCGCAAAGAGTTAAGCAAACTTCACAACGTTACAAAGAACTTCAGGACATTATAGCTATTCTTGGGTTGGACGAATTATCCGAAGAAGATCGTTTAACTGTAGCAAGAGCACGAAAAATCGAGCGTTTCTTATCACAACCCTTCTTCGTGGCAGAAGTATTTACTGGTTCTCCAGGAAAATATGTTGGTCTTGCAGAAACAATTAGGGGGTTTCAACTGATCCTTTCCGGAGAATTAGACAGTCTTCCCGAGCAGGCCTTTTATTTAGTAGGTAACATCGATGAAGCTACCGCGAAAGCTATGAACTTAGAAGAGGAGAGCAAATTGAAGAAATGA